A stretch of the Pan troglodytes isolate AG18354 chromosome 20, NHGRI_mPanTro3-v2.0_pri, whole genome shotgun sequence genome encodes the following:
- the ZNF579 gene encoding zinc finger protein 579 isoform X1 produces MLCLSPSCLSATPGLCLSIPTSPCLPSLPSPVSIPCSVALSLISLLLSLHLWPPLGVSHLCLSHISLLAKYLTLSASPSLSLLLFLPHPTHLFLPLPRFPSLPSLPTGMDPQPPPPAQGSPPHRGRGRGRGRGRGRGRGRGRGGAGAPRAPLPCPTCGRLFRFPYYLSRHRLSHSGLRPHACPLCPKAFRRPAHLSRHLRGHGPQPPLRCAACPRTFPEPAQLRRHLAQEHAGGEVELAIERVAKETAEPSWGPQDEGSEPPTTAAAGATEEEAVAAWPETWPAGEPSTLAAPTSAAEPRESESEEAEAGAAELRAELALAAGRQEEKQVLLQADWTLLCLRCREAFATKGELKAHPCLRPEGEQEGEGGPPPRPKRHQCSICLKAFARPWSLSRHRLVHSTDRPFVCPDCGLAFRLASYLRQHRRVHGPLSLLAPLPAAGKKDDKASGARNSAKGPEGGEGAECGGASEGGEGGQNGGDAAPARPPAGEPRFWCPECGKGFRRRAHLRQHGVTHSGARPFQCVRCQREFKRLADLARHAQVHAGGPAPHPCPRCPRRFSRAYSLLRHQRCHRAELERAAALQALQAQAPTSPPPPPPPLKAEQEEEGLPLPLANIKEEPPSPGTPPQSPPAPPVFLSASCFDSQDHSAFEMEEEEAGRLGKKGGGQLARGMETGGDAPACLSPVSHTGHHHLFGTARPWGSPVSKGLSLSLCLSVNKCEFVKSKRARCSVEVGQAGGAGASQDLSSQL; encoded by the exons ATGCTCTGCCTTTCACCATCCTGTCTTTCTGCGACTCCTGGTCTCTGTCTGTCCATCCCCACTTCTCCGTgtctcccatctctgccttctcCTGTCTCTATTCCCTGCTCTGTCGCTCTGTCTCTGATCTCTCTCCTCCTGTCTCTCCATCTCTGGCCTCCCCTCGGTGTCTCTCATCTTTGTCTGTCTCATATCTCTCTCCTGGCTAAATACCTGACCCTCTCTgcctctccatctctgtctctgcttctctttctgcCACACCCCACGCACCTCTTTTTACCTCTGCCCCGCTTCccatctctcccctctctccccacagGCATGGATCCGCAGCCTCCTCCACCCGCCCAGGGCAGCCCACCTCACCGTGGCCGAGGCCGGGGCCGTGGCCGAGGCCGTGGTCGAGGCCGTGGCCGTGGCAGGGGGGGCGCTGGAGCCCCTAGGgcgcccctgccctgccccacctgcGGCCGCCTCTTCCGTTTCCCCTACTACCTCTCCCGGCACCGGCTGAGCCACTCGGGGCTCCGGCCCCACGCCTGCCCGCTGTGCCCCAAGGCCTTCCGCCGGCCGGCCCACCTTTCCCGCCACCTGCGCGGCCACGGGCCCCAGCCCCCGCTGCGCTGCGCCGCCTGCCCCCGCACCTTCCCAGAACCGGCCCAGCTCAGGCGCCACCTGGCTCAGGAGCACGCGGGCGGCGAGGTCGAGCTGGCCATCGAGAGGGTGGCCAAGGAGACGGCCGAGCCCAGCTGGGGCCCGCAGGACGAGGGCTCGGAGCCGCCCACCACCGCTGCAGCGGGGGCCACGGAGGAGGAGGCGGTCGCAGCGTGGCCTGAGACGTGGCCTGCGGGGGAGCCTTCCACGCTGGCTGCGCCCACCAGCGCCGCGGAGCCCCGGGAGTCGGAGTCGGAGGAGGCCGAGGCCGGGGCAGCAGAGCTGAGGGCCGAGCTGGCGCTGGCGGCCGGGCGGCAGGAGGAGAAACAGGTCCTGCTCCAGGCAGACTGGACGCTGCTGTGCCTGCGCTGCCGCGAAGCCTTCGCCACCAAGGGCGAGCTTAAGGCGCACCCGTGTCTGCGCCCCGAGGGCGaacaggaaggggaaggggggcCCCCGCCACGCCCCAAGCGACACCAGTGCTCCATCTGCCTCAAGGCCTTCGCCAGGCCCTGGTCCCTGTCGCGCCACCGGCTGGTCCACTCCACCGACCGCCCTTTCGTGTGCCCAGACTGCGGCCTGGCCTTCCGCCTCGCCTCCTACCTCCGCCAGCACCGCCGCGTCCACGGCCCCCTCAGCCTGCTGGCCCCGCTGCCCGCGGCGGGCAAGAAGGACGACAAGGCCTCGGGTGCACGGAACTCAGCCAAGGGGCCGGAGGGGGGCGAGGGGGCGGAGTGCGGGGGTGCCTCGGAAGGGGGAGAAGGCGGGCAGAACGGAGGCGACGCTGCCCCGGCTCGGCCCCCCGCCGGGGAGCCCCGCTTCTGGTGCCCAGAGTGCGGCAAAGGTTTCAGGCGCCGGGCGCACCTGCGGCAGCACGGGGTGACCCACTCGGGAGCGCGCCCCTTCCAGTGCGTGCGCTGCCAGCGGGAGTTCAAGCGCCTGGCCGACCTGGCGCGCCACGCACAGGTGCACGCGGGGGGCCCAGCCCCGCACCCGTGCCCGCGCTGCCCGCGCCGCTTCTCGCGCGCCTACAGCCTCCTGCGCCACCAGCGCTGCCACCGCGCAGAGCTGGAGAGGGCCGCCGCGCTGCAGGCACTGCAGGCCCAGGCCCCGACGTCGCCGCCACCGCCCCCGCCGCCCCTGAAGGCCGAACAGGAGGAAGAAGGGCTCCCGCTGCCCCTCGCAAACATTAAGGAAGAGCCGCCCTCTCCGGGGACCCCACCCCAGTCCCCGCCGGCTCCCCCTGTCTTCCTCAGCGCCTCCTGTTTCGACAGCCAAGACCACTCAGCCTTcgagatggaggaggaagag GCAGGACGACTTGGAAAAAAAGGCGGCGGACAGTTGGCCAGAGGGATGGAGACTGGTGGGGACGCCCCCGCCTGCCTGTCCCCCGTTTCACACACTGGACACCATCACCTCTTTGGAACTGCCAGACCCTGGGGGTCCCCAGTGAGCAAAGGTCTGTCCTTGTCCCTTTGTCTGTCTGTGAATAAATGTGAGTTCGTGAAATCCAAGAGAGCGAGGTGTTCTGTGGAGGTGGGGCAGGCCGGGGGCGCTGGGGCGAGTCAGGATTTGTCCAGCCAACTCTGA
- the FIZ1 gene encoding flt3-interacting zinc finger protein 1 isoform X2 gives MDDVPAPTPAPAPPAAAAPRVPFHCSECGKSFRYRSDLRRHFARHTALKPHACPRCGKGFKHSFNLANHLRSHTGERPYRCSACPKGFRDSTGLLHHQVVHTGEKPYCCLVCELRFSSRSSLGRHLKRQHRGVLPSPLQPGPGLPALSAPCSVCCNVGPCSVCGGSGAGGGEGPEGAGAGLGSWGLAEAAAAAAASLPPFACGACARRFDHGRELAAHWAAHTDVKPFKCPRCERDFNAPALLERHKLTHDLQGPGAPPAQAWAAGPGAGPETAGEGTAAEAGDTPLASDRRLLLGPAGGGVPKLGGLLPEGGGEAPAPAAAAEPSEDTLYQCDCGTFFASAAALASHLEAHSGPATYGCGHCGALYAALAALEEHRRVSHGEGGGEEAAAAAREREPASGEPPSGSGRGKKIFGCSECEKLFRSPRDLERHVLVHTGEKPFPCLECGKFFRHECYLKRHRLLHGTERPFPCHICGKGFITLSNLSRHLKLHRGMD, from the exons ATGGATGACGTCCCCGCCCCAACCCCTGCACCAGCACCGCCCGCCGCTGCCGCCCCCAGGGTCCCGTTTCACTGCAGTGAATGTGGCAAGAGCTTCCGCTACCGCTCAGACCTGCGGCGCCACTTTGCCCGGCACACAGCGCTCAAGCCCCACGCATGTCCGCGCTGCGGCAAGGGTTTCAAGCACAGCTTCAACCTAGCCAACCACCTGCGCTCGCACACCGGGGAGCGGCCCTACCGCTGCTCTGCCTGCCCCAAGGGGTTCCGCGACTCCACCGGCCTGCTGCACCACCAG GTCGTCcacactggtgagaaaccctacTGCTGCCTGGTCTGCGAGCTCCGCTTCTCCtcacgctccagcctgggccgccACCTCAAGCGCCAGCACCGTGGggttctcccctctcccctgcagCCCGGCCCTGGCCTGCCCGCCTTGAGTGCGCCCTGCTCCGTCTGCTGCAATGTGGGGCCCTGCTCGGTGTGCGGGGGCTCAGGGGCCGGCGGCGGAGAGGGCCCCGAGGGGGCAGGCGCGGGTCTGGGCAGCTGGGGGCTGGCAGAGGCGGCAGCTGCGGCCGCGGCCTCCTTGCCCCCATTTGCGTGCGGCGCCTGCGCGCGGCGCTTCGACCACGGCCGCGAGCTGGCGGCCCACTGGGCGGCGCACACCGACGTGAAGCCCTTCAAGTGCCCGCGCTGCGAGCGCGACTTCAACGCGCCCGCGCTGCTGGAGCGGCACAAGCTGACGCACGACCTGCAGGGCCCGGGCGCGCCCCCAGCGCAGGCCTGGGCCGCGGGGCCAGGCGCAGGGCCCGAGACGGCGGGCGAAGGCACCGCTGCGGAGGCTGGCGACACTCCTCTGGCTTCGGACCGCAGGCTGCTCCTGGGCCCCGCGGGGGGCGGCGTGCCCAAGCTCGGGGGGCTGCTCCCCGAGGGCGGTGGGGAGGCGCCTGCACCTGCGGCGGCCGCCGAGCCCTCGGAAGACACCCTGTACCAGTGCGACTGCGGGACCTTCTTTGCGTCGGCCGCGGCCCTGGCCAGTCACCTGGAGGCCCACTCGGGCCCGGCCACCTACGGCTGCGGCCACTGCGGGGCTCTGTACGCGGCGCTGGCCGCCTTGGAGGAGCACCGGCGGGTCAGCCACGGTGAGGGCGGCGGGGAGGAGGCGGCGGCCGCGGCCCGGGAAAGGGAACCGGCGTCCGGGGAACCACCGTCTGGCTCCGGCCGCGGCAAGAAGATCttcggctgctccgagtgcgagAAGCTGTTCCGCTCGCCGCGAGACCTGGAGCGGCACGTGCTGGTGCACACTGGCGAGAAGCCGTTCCCGTGCCTGGAGTGCGGCAAGTTCTTCCGCCACGAGTGCTACCTCAAGCGCCACCGGCTGCTGCACGGCACCGAGCGGCCCTTCCCTTGCCACATCTGCGGCAAGGGCTTCATCACGCTCAGCAACCTCTCCAGGCACCTGAAGCTGCACCGGGGCATGGACTGA
- the FIZ1 gene encoding flt3-interacting zinc finger protein 1 isoform X1, whose translation MDDVPAPTPAPAPPAAAAPRVPFHCSECGKSFRYRSDLRRHFARHTALKPHACPRCGKGFKHSFNLANHLRSHTGERPYRCSACPKGFRDSTGLLHHQAFRIQGTRCVLSRKQSRLWRNWRKANVTGAWRSRKCGSGEVWRVPDPGNTAVVHTGEKPYCCLVCELRFSSRSSLGRHLKRQHRGVLPSPLQPGPGLPALSAPCSVCCNVGPCSVCGGSGAGGGEGPEGAGAGLGSWGLAEAAAAAAASLPPFACGACARRFDHGRELAAHWAAHTDVKPFKCPRCERDFNAPALLERHKLTHDLQGPGAPPAQAWAAGPGAGPETAGEGTAAEAGDTPLASDRRLLLGPAGGGVPKLGGLLPEGGGEAPAPAAAAEPSEDTLYQCDCGTFFASAAALASHLEAHSGPATYGCGHCGALYAALAALEEHRRVSHGEGGGEEAAAAAREREPASGEPPSGSGRGKKIFGCSECEKLFRSPRDLERHVLVHTGEKPFPCLECGKFFRHECYLKRHRLLHGTERPFPCHICGKGFITLSNLSRHLKLHRGMD comes from the exons ATGGATGACGTCCCCGCCCCAACCCCTGCACCAGCACCGCCCGCCGCTGCCGCCCCCAGGGTCCCGTTTCACTGCAGTGAATGTGGCAAGAGCTTCCGCTACCGCTCAGACCTGCGGCGCCACTTTGCCCGGCACACAGCGCTCAAGCCCCACGCATGTCCGCGCTGCGGCAAGGGTTTCAAGCACAGCTTCAACCTAGCCAACCACCTGCGCTCGCACACCGGGGAGCGGCCCTACCGCTGCTCTGCCTGCCCCAAGGGGTTCCGCGACTCCACCGGCCTGCTGCACCACCAG GCTTTCCGGATCCAGGGAACAAGATGTGTACTTTCAAGGAAGCAAAGCAGGCTTTGGAGGAACTGGAGGAAGGCCAATGTGACTGGAGCATGGAGAAGCAGAAAGTGTGGCTCAGGAGAAGTCTGGAGAGTGCCGGACCCTGGAAATACAGCT GTCGTCcacactggtgagaaaccctacTGCTGCCTGGTCTGCGAGCTCCGCTTCTCCtcacgctccagcctgggccgccACCTCAAGCGCCAGCACCGTGGggttctcccctctcccctgcagCCCGGCCCTGGCCTGCCCGCCTTGAGTGCGCCCTGCTCCGTCTGCTGCAATGTGGGGCCCTGCTCGGTGTGCGGGGGCTCAGGGGCCGGCGGCGGAGAGGGCCCCGAGGGGGCAGGCGCGGGTCTGGGCAGCTGGGGGCTGGCAGAGGCGGCAGCTGCGGCCGCGGCCTCCTTGCCCCCATTTGCGTGCGGCGCCTGCGCGCGGCGCTTCGACCACGGCCGCGAGCTGGCGGCCCACTGGGCGGCGCACACCGACGTGAAGCCCTTCAAGTGCCCGCGCTGCGAGCGCGACTTCAACGCGCCCGCGCTGCTGGAGCGGCACAAGCTGACGCACGACCTGCAGGGCCCGGGCGCGCCCCCAGCGCAGGCCTGGGCCGCGGGGCCAGGCGCAGGGCCCGAGACGGCGGGCGAAGGCACCGCTGCGGAGGCTGGCGACACTCCTCTGGCTTCGGACCGCAGGCTGCTCCTGGGCCCCGCGGGGGGCGGCGTGCCCAAGCTCGGGGGGCTGCTCCCCGAGGGCGGTGGGGAGGCGCCTGCACCTGCGGCGGCCGCCGAGCCCTCGGAAGACACCCTGTACCAGTGCGACTGCGGGACCTTCTTTGCGTCGGCCGCGGCCCTGGCCAGTCACCTGGAGGCCCACTCGGGCCCGGCCACCTACGGCTGCGGCCACTGCGGGGCTCTGTACGCGGCGCTGGCCGCCTTGGAGGAGCACCGGCGGGTCAGCCACGGTGAGGGCGGCGGGGAGGAGGCGGCGGCCGCGGCCCGGGAAAGGGAACCGGCGTCCGGGGAACCACCGTCTGGCTCCGGCCGCGGCAAGAAGATCttcggctgctccgagtgcgagAAGCTGTTCCGCTCGCCGCGAGACCTGGAGCGGCACGTGCTGGTGCACACTGGCGAGAAGCCGTTCCCGTGCCTGGAGTGCGGCAAGTTCTTCCGCCACGAGTGCTACCTCAAGCGCCACCGGCTGCTGCACGGCACCGAGCGGCCCTTCCCTTGCCACATCTGCGGCAAGGGCTTCATCACGCTCAGCAACCTCTCCAGGCACCTGAAGCTGCACCGGGGCATGGACTGA
- the ZNF579 gene encoding zinc finger protein 579 isoform X3 — MDPQPPPPAQGSPPHRGRGRGRGRGRGRGRGRGRGGAGAPRAPLPCPTCGRLFRFPYYLSRHRLSHSGLRPHACPLCPKAFRRPAHLSRHLRGHGPQPPLRCAACPRTFPEPAQLRRHLAQEHAGGEVELAIERVAKETAEPSWGPQDEGSEPPTTAAAGATEEEAVAAWPETWPAGEPSTLAAPTSAAEPRESESEEAEAGAAELRAELALAAGRQEEKQVLLQADWTLLCLRCREAFATKGELKAHPCLRPEGEQEGEGGPPPRPKRHQCSICLKAFARPWSLSRHRLVHSTDRPFVCPDCGLAFRLASYLRQHRRVHGPLSLLAPLPAAGKKDDKASGARNSAKGPEGGEGAECGGASEGGEGGQNGGDAAPARPPAGEPRFWCPECGKGFRRRAHLRQHGVTHSGARPFQCVRCQREFKRLADLARHAQVHAGGPAPHPCPRCPRRFSRAYSLLRHQRCHRAELERAAALQALQAQAPTSPPPPPPPLKAEQEEEGLPLPLANIKEEPPSPGTPPQSPPAPPVFLSASCFDSQDHSAFEMEEEEAGRLGKKGGGQLARGMETGGDAPACLSPVSHTGHHHLFGTARPWGSPVSKGLSLSLCLSVNKCEFVKSKRARCSVEVGQAGGAGASQDLSSQL; from the exons ATGGATCCGCAGCCTCCTCCACCCGCCCAGGGCAGCCCACCTCACCGTGGCCGAGGCCGGGGCCGTGGCCGAGGCCGTGGTCGAGGCCGTGGCCGTGGCAGGGGGGGCGCTGGAGCCCCTAGGgcgcccctgccctgccccacctgcGGCCGCCTCTTCCGTTTCCCCTACTACCTCTCCCGGCACCGGCTGAGCCACTCGGGGCTCCGGCCCCACGCCTGCCCGCTGTGCCCCAAGGCCTTCCGCCGGCCGGCCCACCTTTCCCGCCACCTGCGCGGCCACGGGCCCCAGCCCCCGCTGCGCTGCGCCGCCTGCCCCCGCACCTTCCCAGAACCGGCCCAGCTCAGGCGCCACCTGGCTCAGGAGCACGCGGGCGGCGAGGTCGAGCTGGCCATCGAGAGGGTGGCCAAGGAGACGGCCGAGCCCAGCTGGGGCCCGCAGGACGAGGGCTCGGAGCCGCCCACCACCGCTGCAGCGGGGGCCACGGAGGAGGAGGCGGTCGCAGCGTGGCCTGAGACGTGGCCTGCGGGGGAGCCTTCCACGCTGGCTGCGCCCACCAGCGCCGCGGAGCCCCGGGAGTCGGAGTCGGAGGAGGCCGAGGCCGGGGCAGCAGAGCTGAGGGCCGAGCTGGCGCTGGCGGCCGGGCGGCAGGAGGAGAAACAGGTCCTGCTCCAGGCAGACTGGACGCTGCTGTGCCTGCGCTGCCGCGAAGCCTTCGCCACCAAGGGCGAGCTTAAGGCGCACCCGTGTCTGCGCCCCGAGGGCGaacaggaaggggaaggggggcCCCCGCCACGCCCCAAGCGACACCAGTGCTCCATCTGCCTCAAGGCCTTCGCCAGGCCCTGGTCCCTGTCGCGCCACCGGCTGGTCCACTCCACCGACCGCCCTTTCGTGTGCCCAGACTGCGGCCTGGCCTTCCGCCTCGCCTCCTACCTCCGCCAGCACCGCCGCGTCCACGGCCCCCTCAGCCTGCTGGCCCCGCTGCCCGCGGCGGGCAAGAAGGACGACAAGGCCTCGGGTGCACGGAACTCAGCCAAGGGGCCGGAGGGGGGCGAGGGGGCGGAGTGCGGGGGTGCCTCGGAAGGGGGAGAAGGCGGGCAGAACGGAGGCGACGCTGCCCCGGCTCGGCCCCCCGCCGGGGAGCCCCGCTTCTGGTGCCCAGAGTGCGGCAAAGGTTTCAGGCGCCGGGCGCACCTGCGGCAGCACGGGGTGACCCACTCGGGAGCGCGCCCCTTCCAGTGCGTGCGCTGCCAGCGGGAGTTCAAGCGCCTGGCCGACCTGGCGCGCCACGCACAGGTGCACGCGGGGGGCCCAGCCCCGCACCCGTGCCCGCGCTGCCCGCGCCGCTTCTCGCGCGCCTACAGCCTCCTGCGCCACCAGCGCTGCCACCGCGCAGAGCTGGAGAGGGCCGCCGCGCTGCAGGCACTGCAGGCCCAGGCCCCGACGTCGCCGCCACCGCCCCCGCCGCCCCTGAAGGCCGAACAGGAGGAAGAAGGGCTCCCGCTGCCCCTCGCAAACATTAAGGAAGAGCCGCCCTCTCCGGGGACCCCACCCCAGTCCCCGCCGGCTCCCCCTGTCTTCCTCAGCGCCTCCTGTTTCGACAGCCAAGACCACTCAGCCTTcgagatggaggaggaagag GCAGGACGACTTGGAAAAAAAGGCGGCGGACAGTTGGCCAGAGGGATGGAGACTGGTGGGGACGCCCCCGCCTGCCTGTCCCCCGTTTCACACACTGGACACCATCACCTCTTTGGAACTGCCAGACCCTGGGGGTCCCCAGTGAGCAAAGGTCTGTCCTTGTCCCTTTGTCTGTCTGTGAATAAATGTGAGTTCGTGAAATCCAAGAGAGCGAGGTGTTCTGTGGAGGTGGGGCAGGCCGGGGGCGCTGGGGCGAGTCAGGATTTGTCCAGCCAACTCTGA
- the ZNF579 gene encoding zinc finger protein 579 isoform X2, which produces MLCLSPSCLSATPGLCLSIPTSPCLPSLPSPVSIPCSVALSLISLLLSLHLWPPLGVSHLCLSHISLLAKYLTLSASPSLSLLLFLPHPTHLFLPLPRFPSLPSLPTGMDPQPPPPAQGSPPHRGRGRGRGRGRGRGRGRGRGGAGAPRAPLPCPTCGRLFRFPYYLSRHRLSHSGLRPHACPLCPKAFRRPAHLSRHLRGHGPQPPLRCAACPRTFPEPAQLRRHLAQEHAGGEVELAIERVAKETAEPSWGPQDEGSEPPTTAAAGATEEEAVAAWPETWPAGEPSTLAAPTSAAEPRESESEEAEAGAAELRAELALAAGRQEEKQVLLQADWTLLCLRCREAFATKGELKAHPCLRPEGEQEGEGGPPPRPKRHQCSICLKAFARPWSLSRHRLVHSTDRPFVCPDCGLAFRLASYLRQHRRVHGPLSLLAPLPAAGKKDDKASGARNSAKGPEGGEGAECGGASEGGEGGQNGGDAAPARPPAGEPRFWCPECGKGFRRRAHLRQHGVTHSGARPFQCVRCQREFKRLADLARHAQVHAGGPAPHPCPRCPRRFSRAYSLLRHQRCHRAELERAAALQALQAQAPTSPPPPPPPLKAEQEEEGLPLPLANIKEEPPSPGTPPQSPPAPPVFLSASCFDSQDHSAFEMEEEEVDSKAHLRGLGGLAS; this is translated from the coding sequence ATGCTCTGCCTTTCACCATCCTGTCTTTCTGCGACTCCTGGTCTCTGTCTGTCCATCCCCACTTCTCCGTgtctcccatctctgccttctcCTGTCTCTATTCCCTGCTCTGTCGCTCTGTCTCTGATCTCTCTCCTCCTGTCTCTCCATCTCTGGCCTCCCCTCGGTGTCTCTCATCTTTGTCTGTCTCATATCTCTCTCCTGGCTAAATACCTGACCCTCTCTgcctctccatctctgtctctgcttctctttctgcCACACCCCACGCACCTCTTTTTACCTCTGCCCCGCTTCccatctctcccctctctccccacagGCATGGATCCGCAGCCTCCTCCACCCGCCCAGGGCAGCCCACCTCACCGTGGCCGAGGCCGGGGCCGTGGCCGAGGCCGTGGTCGAGGCCGTGGCCGTGGCAGGGGGGGCGCTGGAGCCCCTAGGgcgcccctgccctgccccacctgcGGCCGCCTCTTCCGTTTCCCCTACTACCTCTCCCGGCACCGGCTGAGCCACTCGGGGCTCCGGCCCCACGCCTGCCCGCTGTGCCCCAAGGCCTTCCGCCGGCCGGCCCACCTTTCCCGCCACCTGCGCGGCCACGGGCCCCAGCCCCCGCTGCGCTGCGCCGCCTGCCCCCGCACCTTCCCAGAACCGGCCCAGCTCAGGCGCCACCTGGCTCAGGAGCACGCGGGCGGCGAGGTCGAGCTGGCCATCGAGAGGGTGGCCAAGGAGACGGCCGAGCCCAGCTGGGGCCCGCAGGACGAGGGCTCGGAGCCGCCCACCACCGCTGCAGCGGGGGCCACGGAGGAGGAGGCGGTCGCAGCGTGGCCTGAGACGTGGCCTGCGGGGGAGCCTTCCACGCTGGCTGCGCCCACCAGCGCCGCGGAGCCCCGGGAGTCGGAGTCGGAGGAGGCCGAGGCCGGGGCAGCAGAGCTGAGGGCCGAGCTGGCGCTGGCGGCCGGGCGGCAGGAGGAGAAACAGGTCCTGCTCCAGGCAGACTGGACGCTGCTGTGCCTGCGCTGCCGCGAAGCCTTCGCCACCAAGGGCGAGCTTAAGGCGCACCCGTGTCTGCGCCCCGAGGGCGaacaggaaggggaaggggggcCCCCGCCACGCCCCAAGCGACACCAGTGCTCCATCTGCCTCAAGGCCTTCGCCAGGCCCTGGTCCCTGTCGCGCCACCGGCTGGTCCACTCCACCGACCGCCCTTTCGTGTGCCCAGACTGCGGCCTGGCCTTCCGCCTCGCCTCCTACCTCCGCCAGCACCGCCGCGTCCACGGCCCCCTCAGCCTGCTGGCCCCGCTGCCCGCGGCGGGCAAGAAGGACGACAAGGCCTCGGGTGCACGGAACTCAGCCAAGGGGCCGGAGGGGGGCGAGGGGGCGGAGTGCGGGGGTGCCTCGGAAGGGGGAGAAGGCGGGCAGAACGGAGGCGACGCTGCCCCGGCTCGGCCCCCCGCCGGGGAGCCCCGCTTCTGGTGCCCAGAGTGCGGCAAAGGTTTCAGGCGCCGGGCGCACCTGCGGCAGCACGGGGTGACCCACTCGGGAGCGCGCCCCTTCCAGTGCGTGCGCTGCCAGCGGGAGTTCAAGCGCCTGGCCGACCTGGCGCGCCACGCACAGGTGCACGCGGGGGGCCCAGCCCCGCACCCGTGCCCGCGCTGCCCGCGCCGCTTCTCGCGCGCCTACAGCCTCCTGCGCCACCAGCGCTGCCACCGCGCAGAGCTGGAGAGGGCCGCCGCGCTGCAGGCACTGCAGGCCCAGGCCCCGACGTCGCCGCCACCGCCCCCGCCGCCCCTGAAGGCCGAACAGGAGGAAGAAGGGCTCCCGCTGCCCCTCGCAAACATTAAGGAAGAGCCGCCCTCTCCGGGGACCCCACCCCAGTCCCCGCCGGCTCCCCCTGTCTTCCTCAGCGCCTCCTGTTTCGACAGCCAAGACCACTCAGCCTTcgagatggaggaggaagaggtagaCAGCAAGGCTCACCTGCGCGGGCTGGGGGGCCTGGCCTCCTGA